ttcctctgaagcatctggaactggatactggatattgggctagatggactgctggtctgatccagtcttcCTACTGCTGTAAATCCAAAACTATGTCTTTGCTTATCTTTCTTGAGCTCCTGGGAGTCTCTAGAGTTGCACTGAGAGGAGAAAGATGTCTAGTTAAATATAATttagtctcctgttcttttttctttcaggAAGGAAAATTCAAAATTCCTCTGACCTGCCCAGTCCGTTATGTCAGCTGTCAATAACACCAAATTCAATTCTGCAGTGTTCCTTCTCACTGGGATACCTGGTCAGGAAGAAATCCAtctctggatctccatccccttctgcttaACATATGTTATTTCGATATTAGGAAATTCAGTCATcctgttcattataaaaacagatccaagccttcatgagcccatgtacattttcctttccatgttggccatCACAGACCTTGGTTTATCGATTGCCACCATGTCGACAACACTGGGTATATTCTTGTTTAACTCTAGGGAGATCAGCTTCAATGCCTGTTTTGtgcagctgttcttcatccactcgCTTCAGTGCACTGAATCCTCCGTGCTATTAttgatggcctttgaccgcttcaTCGCAATCCATGACCCGCTGAAATATGCTTCCATCTTAAACCCACAGAGAATACACAAGATGGGACTGGTGTTTGTGCTGAAAGGGGTGGCAATAATATTCCCACTCCCCTTTCTCCTGAAACGGTTCCAATACTGTCAAACAaatgtcctctcccattcctactgcctGCACCAGGAGGTCATGAAGATGGCTTGCTCGGATATCACAGTCAACAGCATCTATGGTTTGTCTGTTGCACTCTTAACGGTGGGGTTGGACTCGCTGCTCATCTTCCTATCTTATGTTATGATtctcaaaacagtgctgagcatcGCGTCCAATGCTGAGTGCCTCAGGGCCCTGAACACCTGTGTTTCCCACCTCTGCGCCGTCCTGCTCTTCTATACGCCAATGATCGGCCTGTCTGTGATACACAGATTTGGGAAGGGCTCTTCTCCCTTAATTCAGATTCTCCTGGGTTACATCTACCTGCTGGCCCCGCCCCTGATTAACCCAATTGTGTACAGCGTGAAAAGCAAACATCTTCGTGCAAGGATAATCAGGGTGTTTGTCAAGTGAAGGGTCAGTTCATCACCTGATTCCAATGCTGGTGACATGGGAGACCAAAAACATGGGCTACCTTTTAACAACGCGGCCTTtggcgggacacaactgagagtatcaattcaggacaaattgcttggagccgggcagtcacagcccaaggctaggGGTCCTTTACTATAgtctaaggcacaccaaaccagccaaacagagaggactttggtttcaccccattggctaaccagaagtcatacaagcaattccctcagacactccagtttcccagtatcaccaccagccccactccttatggggatgattggttatgaaaaccaataccccagtaaaagaaaaaagattctcctgatcccaaaggaccaggcCTAAGACCCAGGTCAATACACAAGTCAGACCTTATCCATAAATCactctgttgccaatcctttagaatctaaaatttaaaggtttattcattaaaagaaagaaatatagatgagagttaaaattggttaaatgaaaTTAATTATATACAGTAATGGCCAAGTTCTTgtttcaggcttgtagcagtgatagaataaactgctggcttaagttaagtctctggagtacatccacagctgggatgggtcatacagtccattgttcagagcttctgtttgtagcaaagttcctccagaggtaagaagcaggattgaagacaaaatggagaagatgtagatgccttttatagtctcttgccatgcagcctgtgcttcctttgttccagacacaagctgcccagcacatggcttggaagccttagagttctgtccataggcatgcccctgcatgccttgctgagtcacaaaggtgtatctgccttctctcaatgggtcaggtatatagctgatggtccttaatgggtcATCAAACAGGCTAGACAGTGCTGATGCCATATTGCctggatactaggctagatggactgtaggtctgatccagtctggaagTGCCTATAATTTTATCAGTGATGTAAATCCAAGACTATTTTTTTTATGGTTTTCCTTGAGCTCCTGGAAGTCTCTAGACTTGCACTGAAAGCAGAAAAATGTCTTGTTAAATATCATCTAGCCTCCTGTActttttcctttcaggaaggAAAGTTGAAATTCCTCGGACCTGTCCAATCCTTTGTGCCAGCTGTAAATGACACCAAATTCAAATCTGCAGTGTTCACTAggatacctgggcaggaagaCGTCCATCTCTGGGTCTCTAACCCTTTTTGCTTAATGTATGCTATTTCTATATTAGTAAATTCAATCGTTCTGTTCATTATTGAAACAGTTCCGAGCCTCCATTAGCCCATGTACCTTTTACTTTCCATGTTGGCCATCACAGACCTTGGCTTATCAATATCCACTATACCGACGATACTGGGCATATCCTTGTTTAACTCTATGGAGATCAGCTTCAATGCCTGTTTAGCCCAGCTATTCTTCATCCACTTGCTTCAATTCATTGAATCCTCCATGCtcttgttgatggcctttgacTGCTTCATCGCAATCTTTTACCCTGATGAGATATGCTTCCATCTTAACCCTGCAGAAAATAACCAAGATGAGACTCATGCTTGTGATAAGAGGATTGGCTGTAATATTCCCACTACTGAAATGGTTCCACTGCTGTCAAGATaatgtcctctcccattcctactgcctGCACCAGGAGGTCATGAAGATGGATTGTTCAGATATCAGAGTGAACAGCATCTATGGCTTGTTTACTAAACTCTTAACAATGGGGTTGGACTCGCTGCTCATCTTCCTttcttatgtgatgatcctcaaaacagtgctgagcatcGCATCCCACATGGTGTGCCTCAGGGCCTTTAACACTTGTTTCTCCCACCTCTGCGCCATCCTGGTCTTCTACACGCCAGATATTGGCCTGGCTGTGATACATAGATTTGGAAATAGCTCTTCTCACTTGCTTCAAATGGTCCTGGATTATGTCTACCTGCCGGTCCCACCCCGATAAATACAATCGTGTACAGCATAACAAGCAAACACCTTCTTGCGAGAATAATTAGGGCATTTGTCAAGTGAAGCATCAGTTCGTGAACTAGCTCCAGCACTGCTGACACGGGAGATGATAAACATGGGCCaccaattccatcctggacccttAGATCCAAGACTATATGAGCTACTGAACTCCATTCTGTTGAAAGAGTTTCAGACAAGGTCTAAGGCCTGGAGCTATGGGAGACGGGCTGGTCCAGGGAGGACAGTGCACTGGGGGAAGGACaccaaggcaggcagcagcatttacAAAGTGACTGTATTAGTGGAGAGCCAGGGGACCGGTGGTTTGTTGGCCCATAAAGAGCTATATCGGTGGCTGCTCCAACCTCAGAATTCCTCTCGATACAGTCAATAAAGAGAAGGGATGTGGATGTTGTTTTCCATTACACCTGACCTGCCACTGTCCCATCTCTGGTTAAACATCCATGGGCCATGAGAAAAGCTGCAAAGTCCTGGTCCTTCCTGATTGCTCTGGGTGCTATGTGATCCATGGTGTGGACAGGGGCTATTCAAGGGGCCACAGGCGCTGGCTCCATGAGTGCTccgggggtggagcacccacggggaaaaattagtgggtgctccgtACCCaccagccaagctccccctcctcaCTTCCTTCTCCACCCAGTACGCCGTGTCCCTGATCCTCCCCCTCCTTCACAGCCCTTTCCACCTCCCCATTGCCTAACaactgtttggtggcacttaggacattctgggagggaggggaaggaggtggagaagaggcaggaagggggcggggactttggggaaggggtggaatgggggcgggatgAGGGTGGTGCAGGCATGGGGAAGAGACTGGGCCAGGGGCGGAGGGGGGTTAAGCACCCGCCGGGCAgagggaaagttggtgcctatgcaagGGGCATGGACACCCACCCTTTCCCTACTCCCTCAGCCAGTTGCTTGTGTCTGAGTCATGTCTGAGACCCGATTAACACAGGAGCTCCAGGAAAAGCCATGTAGGAAGTAcaccctctctgcccccattGAGGGCTCTGCACACGCACACCTATGTAGTGCACCCCCAGCTGACCGTAATACCCCCAAGGCAGGGCAGAGTTGCAAGTGTGAATGAAGGTCTGACACATAGGAGTCCTGGCAAGAGACACAGGCCCAGGTCCCCCCACCAGTCTCCTCTGTTTGTGCTGCCCCAGTGTacagggagactttggcaaaacagtaaagtgcctgaaaccactatgacttattgttaaaaagcctaatcagcaagctgtaaattggccagtCAGCAAACTGAGCTTGACCaaagcaggaggggagggggttttggggtgccacggaaggggcagcttgaccccgcatccttcctgataagaattgtgttgaagttgctgatacatgcattttaaaagagcaggaatgtctattggggtctcagagctgcagactctggaaaaacccacacctggttaatcaataataaGAAGGAtcctcttgcttgaaactgcttacttaataaggtttctttaagggacatgtcattctattactaatgtataaattaggggcaaatgCTTGAGATGGGGGGACTATCCTTTGGGGAGACTCTTCAGGActggtttctccctctggatgcatcttgtgttcctcAGTGGCAGTCGGGCTCCCACTGTGCCACTCGAAAGCcccactcagctttggtaattatcaagggttgggggtgttttactaacttgTTGCGGACGtatgtaagtgcttgagactagtaaagtttagctttaagtgaaagcactcgtgtgttgtcctgtttgtgccagccatctatcggtcggacggccgtgtctcccctcatttatttcctgacacctccttgcacagagtaaagttaccaagagctttggattgaaagaaccccaggtaacaccAGCTGCTTGCAAAGGGGTGGAAACAGTCCTCTGCTCCCCAACAGAGGAACAACTAGCTCCTAGCACAGAACAGCCCGTTAACTGTAGGGTGatcaccttttcaaaaggcaaaagcaggacACAGGCAGGAGCCCAACCACCTCTAtgacccacccctgcccctcttcttccccccaaacCCCACTCACTGGCCATGCCAGAACACAGAGCCAGGCCTTGATAAGAACATCCCAGGGATCCCGGCCCGCTGTGGAGAACCATGGACCGTCCATCTGCCTTGAGCTCGGAGCAGGACCTCTGGGGaaagaggagcagggggcggggcttcataCCGAAGGGGCGCTAAGGACCACCTCAGCCTCCCTACCTGGAAAAGGGAGTTGTGGATCATCACTACAAGGAATTTGGGACAGATATTATCCTGGAGTCATTTAGCCTGGGACCAAGAGTCAAAGGCTGCATTTTGGGACTCTGCCACCCAGTTCGGGATGGGTGATCACCCTAATTCAGTGGATATTGGAGGTGGTTTGTTGGAGACTCTCCCCTTTAAGGGTAGGAGAGATTAGAGGGTCAGTCAACCTTTGCTCCAGGGTGTGGCCCTTTAAACTTCCTGTGACTTTTGGAGCTGACAGAGGCCTAGTAGAGGCAGCTACTGGGAGAAAGGAAAATGGTCCTTGGTAATAGCTAAAGCTTTGGGAAACCCCAggctactgtttctttaagggcctgGGGCTAGGGCCTTGTAGTGTAGGACAGGGGGCTGTGTCCTCTTTCGGAACATGGGTGTCACCAGCAGGGGAAGTTCTGCCCAGTGACATTAATAGCTCTGTCCTACCGCAAGGGGTGTTGTGCTGGTAAATATGTTACTGATTGAAAGCTGCTCGGACTCTACAATACTTGGGATCAGAGCTAAGTGCCGTAGAGAGATTTCAGCTCTGTTTGCCTCATACAGGTAATTTGGGGCACCGGGTGGAGAACCTGAACTCTTCCCAACACCTCTTGGGGATGAGGCCTGTCATTAGCACAGCCCCCTTTGACGAGGGAGTTCTAGGCCCCACCTGAAGCTCGGCAGTAAGAGGGGAATCAGGACGTGTTTTCAGAGAGTGAAGGATCTGGAGAGCATTGCCTGGccaaacagagccctgctgcgATGCATGTCTGTCTGATCCTGACCCCATCCGCTCCATGAGCAACGAGAGCCACTCTAGTGCTAGAAATAGACCTTCCACCTGCATCCAAATTTCTAACATCACCAAGTAGCTGGGAGTAGCTAAATCTGAGAGAGGGGGTTGTTTGGGGTCCCAATGAGAGCTAGGAGCAGGCATTTGGAGCTGGGTTTGGGTCACACCCCTTTCTATTAATAATTTGCATGGCCTTGCCTACCCGGCTTGTGCATGTCTCATGATTCAACATGAGGATAGTCCCTCTGCGCTGTGCCTCAGGTACCAGTGGCTCTGCGAGCCCGTCACTGTTATGTCCGGCTATCTGTGGCATAACCCTTTTCCTTACAACAGGAGGGTCTGTAAGCCAGTGCAGAGGGAAACAGTGTCTCTTCCACTGACCAATTGCATGACCTGTCCACTAACTAACCTTCAGAACCTTTGTTTGTGGGTGTTCTGCTTGTGATGAGGCCAGCAGCACCCCCCTCTTAGGAATCTCACACTATTTCCTGTcattcttaaagccccaacttctGGAATCAAGAAACTGAACAGGAATCTCagcttttagttttttaaaaaactttatttttttctgaagtgaGTTGTTGAAAAGCTGAAAAACCTGCTGCAGGTGCACTTCAACGTCTCAGACACCAAAGACAAATGAAATCCACTCCTTACCCCTCACTGTCATCCCTGAGCACTCCCACATCTGCCACAGACACCAAGGTGATGGACTCATGGGGCTTCCCAGAATCAGCTGTCATAGGGGGCTGTGGTAAGAGGCCTTTCATAGACAAAATTGTTGCTCTGTGGAATGCTGACATAGCCCTGTTCTTAGGGTCTcacagtatctgaacaccttgaATGTACTTATCCTCCCGACACTgcggtgaggcagggcagggctattatccaCCTGAGCTGAGGCTCAGAGACAGCCAATGGCTTGCTCATGGTCACATATTGCAAGAGCATCAAACTCAAATCTCTTGAGTCACACAGCAGTCCTAGAGCACAGGACCAGCCTTCCAAGCAGTGACAGACACGGCTGGATTCTCTGCTTCACCAGAGCCAGTTACAGAGGTTTGATTCACTGGCCTGTTCTCCACCTGCCTCAGGggagtttagagcagcctgggggctgggctgaCCACCACCCCTTTGTAACGGCTCCCAAGAGCACAGCTCACTCTGTCCAAGTCTGAATTCTTTGCAGTATCGCTCTACGCCTACTGGCATTCCTGGGCGGTGCCAGCTCttcctggtgggggggagggctgagtAGGTACTTAGGTCCCCTTCACAATGAGGCCCTTCCCCTGGccctctttcccccaaggccctgccaccatcccagggcaggtggaggttcCAGGGTCCCTCCCCCGGAGCCCTttctccctgggcagctcttacctcGGCCTGGGTCTGGCTTCTGGCCTAGCCAGTGGGTAGGGCTTGGgggaaagagatggggcagggtgtggagatttgaggggaagaagaggggcaggggcggggtcagAGAAGAGATGCAGAACCTACATGTGTTCTATTTTTCCCATTGGAAAAGGTTGTCTCCCTACACTGAATGGGCTGGGCTTCCCAAGAGAGGCACGGTTAGCTCCGATCCGATTGGAGATGGGCTCGGAGCTAACTGTGCCTCTCTTGGGAAGCTGAGGCCTGTTTCCACCCCTTTGCATTAGTCTCTTGCCAGGACTCCTGTGTGTCAGACCCCAACTCACaccacagctctgctctggcttgGTGGCATTATGGTCATCTGGGGTTGGGATCAGCAGGCGTGTGGTGTGTACAGAGCCATCAACAGGGGTGGCAGGGGTGGGCTGCCTGAACGGCTTCTCCTGGGGCTCCTGCATTAATCATGTCTCTGACACGACTCAGTCTCAAACACCTGGCTGAGGTACAGGGGAAGGGTGAGTGTCCTTGTCCCTTGAATAGCCCCTGTGTACAGCTGATGCAGCATCCATGGATCACACAGCACCCAGAGCGTTCAGGAAATGTCAGGACCGTGACTGCAGAACAGCTCTGCAGCGTTTTTCATAGCTCATAGATGTTTAACCAGAGACAGAACAGTGACAGGCCAGGTGTAATGGGAACCAACATCCACATCCCTTCTCTTTATTGACTGTATAGACAGGAGTTTTGAAAGGGGAGCAGTCACTGATATGGCTCTTTTTGGGCCAACATCCCACCGGTCCCCTGGCTCTCCACGAAGACAGTCACTCTAtaaatgctgctgcctgccttggtCTCCATCCCGCAGTGAGCTGTCCTCCTTCACCAGCCTCTCTCCTTAGACCCCACCTGAACCTTTCTCTACAGAGTGGAGATTAGTAGATCATGTCATCTCAGATGCAAGGGTCCAGGTTGGATTAGATGGCCTGCGTTTTATTTTGTCCTTTGTGTCACAAGCGCTGGAGCCAGGTGATGAACTGAACCTTCACTTGATGAATGCCCTGATAATCCTCGcacgaaggtgtttgcttttcacgcTGTACACGATTGGATTAATCAGAGGCGGGACCAGCAAGTAAATGTAGCCCAGGagaatctgaagcaagggagaagaGCCCTTCCCAAATCTGTGTAACACAGACAAGCCAATTTCTGGAGTGTAGAAGAGCAGGACGGCGCAGAGGTGGGAGACGCAAGTGTTCAAGGCTCTGAGGCACTCCACGGAGGACGCaatgctcagcactgttttgaggatcatcacataagagaAGAAGATGAGAAGCGAGTCCAAACCCACTGTTAAGAGTGTAACAGCCAAGCCATAGATGCTATTGAATGTGATGTCCGAACAAGCCATCTTAATAACGTCCTGGTGCaggcagtaggaatgggagaggatATTGGCTCGACAATATTGGAACCGTTTTAGAAGAAAGGGGACTGGGAATACTACAGCCAACCCTCTTAGCACACACACCAGTCCCATCTTGGCTATTTTCTGCAGGGTTAAGATGGAAGCATATCTCAGCGGGCTACAGATAGCGACGAAGCGGTCAAAGGCCATGAGCAAGAGCATGGAGGATTCAATGAATTGAAGcgagtggatgaagaacagctgggctAAACAGGCATCAAAGCTTATGACCCTAGAGTTAAACAAGAATATCCCCAGGATCGTTGGTATTGTGACTATCGATAAGCCAAGGTCCGTGACagccaacatggaaaggaaaatgtacatgggctcatggaggcttaGATCTGTTTTAATAATGAACAGAATGATTGAATTTCCTAATATTGAAATAACATATATGAAACAAAAGAGGATGGAGAGCCAGAGATGAACGTCTTCCTGCCCAGGTATTCCGGTGAGCAGGAACACTGCAGAGTTGAatttggtgtcattgacagctgacataatgTACTGGGCAGGTCCAAGGAGTTTTGAACTTTccttcctgaaaggaaaaagaacaggagaatagATGATATTTAACAAGACATTTTTCTGCTCTCAGTGCAAGTCTAAAGACTCCCAGAAGCTCAAGGAGAATCATCAAAAACAGTCTTGGATTTACACCACTGATAGGAAGATAGGCACCGCCCGACTGGATCAGACCtgcagtccatctagtccagtatccagtggccagttcctgaagctccagaggaaggtggaagGAGCCCTGTAATAGGCAGCTCTGAGATAATCTGCTCCCAGGGAAAGTTTCCCCCTGACGCCCACTAGCTAGACATATTTTgtgatgtaaatcaggaaggTTTAGAGCCCTTCCAAGACTTTTTAAAACAACCCTCAATATTGGAATTGGATTTTCTGGTAACCCACATAAACATCCAGTCCCTCTTTCAATCCGGCTAAGCTCTTGGCCCAATGATGTCTTGTGGCTGGGAGTTCCACATCCTGCTTGAACACTGCATGATTTTACAATATTGACCTTACCACAGACACCTTTCTGGCCCTCCTCTTCTGAGTGTGGCCTACTGTATCATGATATGTGGGTAAACACATGGGAAATTCATGAGGAAAATGGTCATTGTATTTATCTCTTCTGCATTAAAGCAATTTATAAATGTGTTTCATTGCctcattatatatttttttttccatccctgaaagtgcaacttaagcCACTTCCTCTTTGCAGCAGATAGGATAAATTCTTAGAGCTAGGATTTTCATTCAATAACATTGACTTAAACTGCCGCACTTCAGATTTACATGTGTGAACTGGGCTCTGTTAACTTTCCCTTAACAAGTGCTTGTGGTGATATACTCAGAGCCCCAAGAATCTgaagctgaagtgctttgcctGCCCAGGGTTGACTGAATCCAAAGAGTTCCATCATCGTACAGGCCTCTCATCATGATCGCAGGAACTGCATCCTCTCCCCATGCAAGGGTCAGTAGATATCTGGCAAGTTACAAGCTAACACAGACTGTTACTtcagtggtgggggggaggggttagtggCAAGAATGGGTAAATCATCCAAAAACTATGTTTGCTCTAATATCCAGCAGAGTGTGCAAGTTACGTCAGCCATGCTCATGTAAAATGTAAGGGGCGTAAATTGCTTACAaccactagaatcatagaatcatagaatatcagggttggaagggaactcaagaggtcatctagtccaaccccctgctcaaagcaggaccaattcccaactaaatcatcccagccagggctttgtcaagccgggccttaaaaacctccaaggaaggagactccaccacctccctaggtaatgcattccagtgcttcaccaccctcctagtgaaatagtgtttcctaatatccaacctggacctcccccactgcaactatTACACTCCCCTTTCTTGCACCTCAGCTCTACTCTTTGCTAAAACACAGACCAGTGGTTCTGGTCTCTCAGGACTTTTTGGAAACTCTTATGGTCTTATGTCCTTGCACATGTATTGGAGAGTGATTGAATGGACAACCCTGAATGTAAGCATTAGAAAAAGCTTCTGTTCAGTTACCAGGAGACAGTATCATACAACTGTTCACCAAACAAAGAGTTAATAGCACAAACCCATTGCAAACAGTATGTGGAGCACTTCTGAAATACTTTCTAAAGCCAAAGCCATTAAGCAATAATGTTACTGCTGCCCCTTCCTATAGAGATTCCAACAACTCTGCTTCTTGCTTTAGATATACAGGCATGTCATGAATGTTTGGTTTGTAATTTTTGTATTACAATGAAATGGCATAACATTTACACACCTATACCTCAACCCATTCTTCCGCTTCTGATCTTCTTTCAGAGGTGATTTCTCAGGTTAGAGTGGGACTTAAAATGTAGCATCTGTCATTTGGATCTCTTCAGAACCTAATAAGATCACAGCGTCTGAGCCCTCATCCAGTCACTTGTCAGCAAACAAAAGTCTAGCAGCTCCTCTTTCCCTGGGTTAATAGCTGACTGGTTCTCGTCTGTCAGTCTGTAGCCTGTATCCGGAGTGGTAACAGGCATTCGGATCaatatagaaaatatttattccctGAGCTCTCACTTTCTGTTATATAGTAACCCCAGCACCTGTTATTGAGGCACGATGGGGGTTTGCAGGAAATGGATTTGAAAGTCATATGCATGAGTATTCATGGAAATGCAACTTCATTTCCCACAGGTAagtagtttctctctctctctctctgactgtcTATTTCCTGTATTCATAAAATCTTTAGCACCTGGGACCAGCATTGTGACAGACATAGAGCTGAGCTGCTATAATGAATGTGTATGTTAAACCcagttctgggtttttttgctgTATAGCTACATAGGGTTAACTATTGGGATGTTTATGTTATGGCTGTATTATGGGTCTTCGTAGTTTCATAGCAGGCTGGTGGAgaacaagcaggaagggaagcaaGAGATCAAGAAAAGCCGTCTCTCAGTAAGCTCTTCAGAGAAGCTGGGAGACAACACCGGAGCTACAAGCTGAGAAGAGCCTATTTCCAGGCTCCAGCCATGTTACACAGCTTGTTTTGCCAGCGCTGGGACTCTGTCCAGAGGTGGGGCACCTGTTGCTGAGAAAATTTTCAGACTGACAGGCACAGACACCGCTGGGGAAATCTGAAGGCTCTCGGCCTGTCTGGGACCCCGTCAGAGTGGGAGGGCTTGGGGTCAGAGAACTTCTTATTCTCCCATGTTATACTTTATTCCTGCAGTTCAGATTAAACAGTATTTTGTTTCAGGAAAGTCGGCTGGTCACTTGTCTCATGACTGTTCACAGACTCCaaaagggaagaaccacaggtgccGAACCCACTCGGACCTGCTGGACAAGCACAGTCCCCCCGCAGTGTTCTGTAGCCCAGGGCCCAGCCTGAAGGTGGAGGATCCTGAATTTCCACCTCAAGAGAGTGAAGGCTACAAAGGGTCCCGTCTGAGGATGGCAGGTTCGTGGGATTCCACCCCATGCTTGACATCTGGCCCCATCACAGGGAAGGC
The DNA window shown above is from Trachemys scripta elegans isolate TJP31775 chromosome 1, CAS_Tse_1.0, whole genome shotgun sequence and carries:
- the LOC117872343 gene encoding olfactory receptor 51G2-like translates to MSAVNNTKFNSAVFLLTGIPGQEEIHLWISIPFCLTYVISILGNSVILFIIKTDPSLHEPMYIFLSMLAITDLGLSIATMSTTLGIFLFNSREISFNACFVQLFFIHSLQCTESSVLLLMAFDRFIAIHDPLKYASILNPQRIHKMGLVFVLKGVAIIFPLPFLLKRFQYCQTNVLSHSYCLHQEVMKMACSDITVNSIYGLSVALLTVGLDSLLIFLSYVMILKTVLSIASNAECLRALNTCVSHLCAVLLFYTPMIGLSVIHRFGKGSSPLIQILLGYIYLLAPPLINPIVYSVKSKHLRARIIRVFVK
- the LOC117872349 gene encoding olfactory receptor 51G2-like, giving the protein MSAVNDTKFNSAVFLLTGIPGQEDVHLWLSILFCFIYVISILGNSIILFIIKTDLSLHEPMYIFLSMLAVTDLGLSIVTIPTILGIFLFNSRVISFDACLAQLFFIHSLQFIESSMLLLMAFDRFVAICSPLRYASILTLQKIAKMGLVCVLRGLAVVFPVPFLLKRFQYCRANILSHSYCLHQDVIKMACSDITFNSIYGLAVTLLTVGLDSLLIFFSYVMILKTVLSIASSVECLRALNTCVSHLCAVLLFYTPEIGLSVLHRFGKGSSPLLQILLGYIYLLVPPLINPIVYSVKSKHLRARIIRAFIK